In the Lactobacillus paragasseri genome, ATATGCTCATGATCCTCGCTTATCAAGTTGGCAGTCGTGGCTAAAGACAGGAGATTTATATGGCGCTGATTTTTGCTACCGAGAGCTACCAGTTAAATTAGATATCTTTGATACAAATGCTTTTCAAAAAAATCCAATGGATTTTTGGTGTGTGGCAACTGACATTGATAATGGAGAAGCTGTATATCACAAGTTGTTGTCAGGCAAAGAGGCTGATTTAAAATGGATTCGTGCATCTTCTTCTATTCCAGTTTTTGCAAGGCCAGTAGAGATAGGTAATCGTAAATATTGGGATGGGGGAATTAGTGATTCAATCCCGATTAAATTTTTTGAAAAAATTGGCTATCAGAAGAATGTTGTAATTTTAACGCAGCCACTATCTTACCGAAAAGAAGCAAGTAAACTATACCCAGCGTTAGAGTTAGTATTACACAAGTATCCTGCTGTCTTAAAAAAATTGAAGACTAGGGCAACAGATTATAATGATGTCCTTAGTTACATTAGAAAAAAAGAAGTACAAGGCAAAATGTTAGTTATCAGGCCTCCTTATCCTTTAGATATTGGTACGATGGAAAAAGATCCTAAGGAATTGAAACGAGTATACAATATTGGCGTAAAAGAAGCTCAAAATTGTTTAAAAGCAGTTCAATCTTATTTAAAAGAATAATATTTACTTGTCTTCATTGCGTTTCATTCGCTATAATTAACAAAAGCTTAAAATTTCAGTTTTTAATTTTTAATAGTAATAATATAGAGGGAATGAGCGTAATGAAGAAAACAAAACTATTTAGTTTTTTCTTTGCATTTTTACTCTTCTTCTCACTCGGTGCCACTTTTATTCAACCAGCTCAAGCAGCTAGTGAAAAGAAAGTAGCAGAAGGTAGTGTTTTAAAGAAGATTAAAAAGAGTGGAGAGCTAGTAGTAGGTACATCCGCCGACTATCCGCCATTAGAATTTACAGCAAGTGAAAATGGCAAGACTAAGTATGTTGGAGTCGATATAGAATTAGCTAAAGATATTGCCAAAGATTTAAACGTAAAGCTTGTTATTAAAAATATGTCTTTTGATTCGCTGTTAGTTGCACTTGAAACAGGAAAGGTAGACATGGTTATTTCTGCCATGACGCCTACTCCTGAGAGAAAACAAAGTGTGGCTTTTTCAAAAATTTACTACAAGCCAAGTGGTGAATATTTTTTAGTAAACAAAAAAGATAAGGATAAGTATACAAGCATCCAAAGCCTTAAAGGCCAAACTATTGGTGCTCAAACAGGAAGTAACCAATATAATTTAGTTAAGTCGCAAATGAAAGATTCTAAGTTAAAAGGTCTTGGGAAAATTAATAACTTGGTCTTAGCTTTACAATCTGGTAAGGTTTCGGCAGTTGTCGTTGAAGAATTAATCGCTAAAGCTTATGCGGAAAATAATAATAGCTTAGCCGCAGTACGTTCAAACCTGAAAGAAACACAGTCTGGAAATGCAGTAGCAATTGCAAAGGGACAAGATGAATTAGTTGCTCAGGTGAATAAAACTATTGATCATGTTCAAAAGAAAGACTTAATTAATAAACAATACCTTCCAGCAGCTGCCAAATATATGAAAACGGAAAAGAAAAGTAATACTTTTGCTAAATATATTCCATACTTCTTCAAGGGCATCTGGTACACGATTGTAATTACTGTCTTTTCTGTCATTATTGGTATTGTTTTAGGAATCATTTTAGCCTTGATGCGCCTGTCTAAGAATCCAATTTTACATTGGCTTGCTGTTTGTTATATTGAATTTATTCGCGGTACGCCTCAAATGGTTCAAATCTTGTTTGTATACTTTGGAATTGGATATTTGATTTCTAATCTTTCAGCCTTGGTTGCTGGTATTATTGCCATTGGGCTTAATTCTGGAGCCTATGTGGCTGAGGATATTAGGTCAGGAATTGATTCTTTGCCAAAAGGACAAATGGAAGCAGCACGTTCCCTAGGTTTAAGCCGTCAGAAGGCATTTAGATATGTAATTATTCCTCAGGCAATAAAGAATATTTGGCCAGCCTTAGGTAATGAGTTTATTACTTTATTAAAGGACAGTTCTTTGGTTTCAGTAATTGGGGTTGCTGAATTAATGTACCAAACACAATTAGTTCAAACTTCAACTTATAAGGGTGTATTGCCATTATTCATTGCCATGATTATTTACTTTGTTATGACTTTCTCATTGACGAGATTGTTGAATCACTTTGAAAAGAGGATGAAGCGTAATGACAGCAATGATTAAGGTTGAACATTTAAAGAAAAGTTTTGGAAAAAAAGAAGTCCTCAAAGATATTTCAGCAAATGTTGATAAAGGAAAAGTTATCAGTATCATTGGCCCATCAGGTTCAGGAAAAAGTACATTTTTACGCTGTCTTAATGTACTTGAAAAGCCAAGTAGTGGTAAGATCGTTTTTGATGGACAAGATTTAACGCATATTAATGAAAAAGAGTTAGATGTTTTACGTGAAAGAATGGGAATGGTTTTTCAAAGTTTCAATCTTTTTCCTAATATGAATGTAGTTGAAAATATCAAACTTGCTCCAATGAAGGTTAAGGGCGTAAGTGAAGATGAGGCTGAGAAACAAGCTTTAGAATTACTGGCTAAAGTTGGTTTGAAAGATCGGGCTGAGCAATATCCTTCGAGTCTCTCTGGTGGTCAGCAGCAGCGTGTTGCCATTGCTCGGGCGTTAGCGATGGATCCAGAGGTAATGCTGTTTGATGAGCCAACAAGTGCATTAGACCCAGAGATGGTCGGAGAAGTTTTAAAGACAATGCAGGATTTAGCTGATTCGGGAATGACGATGGTTATCGTTACTCACGAAATGGGGTTTGCTCGTGAAGTTTCTGATGAAGTTTGGTTTATGGCGGATGGATATTTACAGGAACAGGGCAGTCCTGAACAAATTTTTGAAAATCCGCAGAGCCCACGTGCACAAGATTTCCTTTCTAAAGTTTTATAAATATTAATATTTCTTTTAAATAAGCACTTTCTTTTTACAAGGAGAGTGCTTTTCTTTATAATGGTTTCTTGATAAAAAAGTTGGAAAGGGATGAGTTTAATGAAGATTAGACAAGCTACAATGAATGACTATAATCAAATCATGGCGATTTTGAAGGATGGAGCAAACCAACTAGCAGAGCGCGGAGTTGATCAATGGCAAGGAGATTATCCTTCTCCAGATCAAATTAAAGATGATATTGAAAAAGGCTTTGCTTATCTTGCTGTTTCAGCTGATGGCGAAACTGTTGGAGCCATTTCAATTGTTGAAGCTCCAGATCATTCCTACGATAATTTAAAGGGTAAATGGCTTCGTAATACAGACAAGTATGTGGTAATACACCGTGTCGCAATTCATTCAAAGCATGCGGGCAATGGTTATGCTACTAAATTGTTGACTGAGGTAATTGATTATATTCGTGATAATCGTAAAGATATTGATAGTATTCGTATTGATACTCATGAAAATAATACTGCAATGCAGCATTTAATTGATAAAATGAGCTTTACTAAAGTAGGAGAACTACATGGCGTTTATCGTCCCGATGAAATTTCATATGTTTATGAAAATATCAGAGAATAGATAACTTTTTGGCTAGGTTGAAAAACCTAGCCTTTTGTTTAATTTAGACGTTCTGTTGACAAAGAATATTATGATAAAATATTCTTGTTAAATACTGTAAATTACATGGAGAAATTGATGAGAACAAATTTTAAATTTAAAATAGTTGCTGTTTTAGGACTGCTAGCTATTTTAATCGGACTTACAGGCTGTGCTAACAATAATAGCAATAAGATTACTGTTGTTGGATCTAGTGCCATGCAGCTTTTAGCTGAGCAAGCTGGAAATGACTATCGTCTTTCTCATCCAGACAGTAATATTGTTGTTCAAGGTGGAGGTTCTGGGACTGGTCTTAGCCAAGTACAGGCTGGTGCTGTTGAAATCGGAACTTCTGATGTTTTTGCTGAAACACAAAAAGGAATTGACACCAAAAAATTGCAAAATCATCTAGTTGCAGTTGTAGGTATTGTACCAATTGTTAATAAGAGCGCTGGCGTGAAAAATTTAACCAGACAGCAATTGAGTGATATTTTTACTGGTAAGATTACCAACTGGAAACAAGTTGGCGGAAAAAATCAAAATATCACTGTAATTAATCGTTCTAAAGGTAGCGGTACTCGAGGAACTTTTGAAGGCCTAATTCTGAACGGAAAAAAGCCAATTCAAGCGCAAGAACAAGATTCTAACGGTACTGTGCGTAAGATCGTCAGCTCTACGCCAGGGACGATTTCTTATATTTCTTTCCCATATGCTAATGATGAAAATATTCAAAAACTGAGTATTGACAAAATAAAGCCTACGAATAAAAATGTGGAAACAAATCGTTGGCATCTTTGGTCTTACGAGCATATGTATACTAAGGGAAAGCCTAATAAAAATGTTCAAAAGTTTATTGATTATATGCTTGGTAGTAAAGTTCAAAATGACTTAGTGCCAAAGCTAGGCTACATTAGTATCAATAAGATGCAAGTTGAACGTGATAGTAATAATCATGTTGTTCAAAAATAAAGAATAGGACGTTTTGATGAATAACAAAGATCTAAAAAAAGTAGTTGAATCTGCTTTAGATAAGCAAAAGGTTCCTCATGTTAAATTAAAGAAGATTGGAGCTAGCAAGGTTGATGTTGCTAGTTTAACTGAACCCTCAAAAGAAACGCGACAAGAATATTGGGGTAAGGGGTTAACTTACTGTGCTATTATCTTAATTATTATTTTAGTTGCTTCAATTATTGGTTTTATTGGCTTCCATGGCTTAGAAACATTTACTAAAGACCACGTAAATGTATTTCAATTTTTGGCTTCTAGTGACTGGGATCCAGGTGAAGGAAAGAGCCATGTTGGTGCAGCTGCAATGATTGTAACTTCTTTTTCAGTAACTTTATTAGCAGCTTTAGTAGCAACACCATTTGCCATTGCAGTAGCCTTGTTTATGACTGAATATTCTTCTAAAAAAGGCGCGCGCTTTTTACAATCCGTAATTGAATTATTAGTTGGGATTCCATCTGTTGTTTACGGATTTTTGGGGTTAACAATTATTGTTCCATTTATTAGAAATATTTTTAGTGGCACAGGATTTGGTATTTTGTCTGCTACTTTGGTTTTATTTGTCATGGTCTTACCAACGATTACTTCTTTGACTGTTGACAGTTTAAAGGCTGTTCCTTCTGACTACCGAAAGGCTTCTTTGGCTTTGGGAGCAACTAAGTGGCAAACAATTTATAAGGTGATTTTGCGAGTTGCTTCTCCTAGAATTATGACTGCGGTAATTTTCGGAATGGCACGTGCTTTTGGGGAAGCATTAGCCGTACAAATGGTTATTGGTAATGCGGTTTTAATGCCAGCTAACTTAGTAAGTCCATCAGCTACTTTAACTAGTCAATTAACTAGTCAAATGGGAAATACCGTGATGGGAACTTTGCCTAATAATGCCCTTTGGTCCTTAGCCTTGTTATTATTAATTATGTCTTTAGTCTTTAACTTCTTAGTCCGCTTAATTGGAAAGAGAGGACAGAAATAATGAATGCAAAAACGCGTAATAAAATTGCTACGGCTGGTATTTATACCTTGGTGAGTATTGTCGTAATTATTCTTTTTGGAATTTTAGGCGATATTTTAGTTTCTGGTGTACCACATCTTTCATGGCATTTTTTATCTTCTGAAGCCTCTTCTTATCAAGCTGGTGGTGGAGTAAGAGATCAGCTTTTTAATTCTTTATATTTATTAGTCTTGACACTGATTATTTCTTTGCCAATTGCATTAGGGGCTGGGATTTATTTAGCAGAATATGCTAAGGATAATTGGTTTACAAACTTAATTAGAACAACCATTGAAATCTGAGTTCTTTACCATCCATTGTTGTAGGTTTATTTGGTTACTTATTATTTGTAGTGCAATTTGGTTTTGGCTTTTCTATTATTTCTGGTGCATTAGCACTAACATTTTTTAATCTACCAACTTTGACTAGTAATATTGAACAAGCTATTGAAGGTGTTCCACAAGCCCAAAGAGATGCTGGACTTGCTTTAGGCTTATCGAACTGGAAGACAATTCGGGGGATTGTTTTACCTGCAGCTTTACCTGGAATTTTAACAGGTATTATTTTAAGTGCTGGTAGAATTTTTGGTGAAGCAGCAGCTTTAATTTATACTGCAGGTCAAAGTGGATCAACAATTGACTATAGTAATTGGAATCCGCTTAGTCCAACTAGTTTCTTAAATGTTATGCGCCCAGCAGAAACTTTAGCTGTTCATATTTGGAAAGTTAATACCGAAGGAATCATTCCTGATGCAACAATTGTTTCAGCTGCAACTTCTGCTTTATTAATCATTGTGGTTATTTTGTTTAACCTGGGTGCACGTGCCTTAGGTAACCATTTATACCGCAAGTTGACAGCTGCTAAGTCATAAGGAGAAATTTATGCAAAATGTAAATGAAGCACCTACTTTTATTCATCAATTCGATCAAGATGAACAAATTATTTCTACTAAGGACCTTAGTGTTTTTTACGGTGGGAGTATTCAAAAGCTTTTTGGAGCTAGTCTGCAATTTAAGAAAAAAACAATTACTGCCTTAATTGGTGGATCTGGATCAGGAAAGTCGACTTTTTTACGTTGCCTTAATAGAATGAATGATAAGGTTGCTCGAGTTGATGGTGAAATTTGGTATCACGGCTTAGATATTAATAAAAACAATATCAATGTTTACCAATTAAGAAAAAATATTGGCATGGTCTTTCAAAAGCCAAATCCATTTCCAAAATCAATTAGAGAAAATATTACGTATGCTCTAAAAGCAAATGGCGAAAAAGATAAGCAAAAGCTAGATCAAATTGTCGAAGAAAGTTTAAGAGCAGCTGCTTTGTGGGATGAAGTGAAGGATAAGCTAGATAAGAGTGCCTTAGCCATGTCAGGTGGACAACAGCAACGTTTATGTATTGCTCGAGCGCTTGCCTTGAAACCCGAAATTCTGCTTCTTGATGAACCGGCTAGTGCGCTTGATCCTGTTTCTACCTCTAAGCTTGAAGATACGCTCAAGCAATTGAGAACCGATTATACGATGATTATGGTTACTCATAATATGCAGCAAGCTAGTCGTATTAGTGACTATACAGCTTTCTTTCATTTAGGACATGTTCTAGAGTACGATAAAACAGAAAATATTTTCACTAATCCTAAGGGTGAAATTACGGAAGATTATATTCGCGGAAGTTTTGGATAAGGGGTTTACTGTGGAAAATATTATTACAAGTAGAGATGTTCATCTAAGTTATGGAAATGTTGAAGCCTTGCATGGGATTAGCTTGGATTTTGAAGAAAAAGAATTAACTGCTTTAATTGGACCTTCGGGATGTGGAAAGTCAACTTTCTTGCGCTGTTTAAATAGAATGAACGATGATATTCCCAACATTCATATTAGCGGTGATATTCAGTTCGAAGGACAAAACATTTATGGTTCTAAGATGGATCTGGTAGAATTGCGTAAAGAAGTTGGGATGGTTTTCCAGCAGCCGAGTCCTTTTCCATTTTCTGTTTATGACAATATTGCTTACGGATTAAAGATTGCTGGAATTAAGGATAAAGAGTTAATTGATCAGCGCGTTGAAGAAAGTCTTAAGCAGGCAGCAATTTGGAAAGAAACAAAAGATAATTTAGATCGCAATGCCCAAGCCTTTTCTGGTGGTCAGCAGCAAAGAATTTGTATTGCGCGTACTTTAGCAGTTCGTCCGAAAGTAGTTTTGCTTGATGAACCCACGAGTGCGCTTGATCCAATTTCAAGTAGTGAAATTGAGGAAACCTTACTTGAATTAAAGCATGAATATACTTTCATCATGGTAACGCATAACTTGCAGCAGGCCAGTCGAATCAGCGATTATACTGCTTTCTTAATGAGTGGGGACTTAATTGAATATGGTAAAACAGCTGATATGTTTATGAATCCTAAGAAACAGATTACAAGTGATTATCTGAATGGACGTTTTGGTTAATAAGGAGAAGTTTTAAGATGCATGAAGTTTTTTTAGATGAATTACGTAAATTAAATACCCGCTTTATGGGGATGGGGATTGATGTTAGTGAGTCAATTGAGGAAGCTACCCAAGCCTTTGTTGATCATGATAAAAAATTAGCTCAAAGCCTAGTAAAAGATGATCAAAAAGTTTCTCGGGCTGCTACTAAAGTTGAGAAGAGAACCTTGAAGTTAATGGCTCTTCAGCAACCAGTTGCTAGTGACTTTAGAAATGTAATTAGTATCTTAAAGGCAACGGGAGATTTAGAACGAATTGGCGAAAATGCACTTTCAATTGCTTGGGAGACAATAAGAGTAAAGGGTAATCCACGTATTCCAGAAGTTGAAACAATTATTAAGTCAATGTCTAAGAAAGTTAACTTCATGCTTGATCAAGTTTTAAAAGCTTATGTTCAAGGTGATGAAAAATTAGCTCGTGAAGTTGCTAAAAAAGATGACGAAGTAGATGAAGATTATGTGAAGGCGCGTAAGTTGATTATTGCTGGGATTAAACAAGATCCAGAAGCTGCAGTTGCTTCTTCAAGTTACTTTATGGTAATTCGTTTACTAGAACGTATTGGTGACCACGTAGTTAATTTAGCACAGTGGGTTGTTTATAAGATGTCAGGTGAATTAGTTGACTTAAATACTAAAGATACTGATGAAATGACTGAACTATAATTGAAAATATTTAAATTAGAAGACTGCAATTTTGCAGTCTTTTTTGTGTAGATAAATGTAAGCGCGTGCAAATTTTCATAAAGAAATCTATAATAAAACTATAAATAAAACTGTAAATGTGATCGGGGGAAGTTATGAGTAATACAGTTCAAAAAAAGAAAAAGCATCAATTTCCAACAGCGTATACGGTTATTATTATCGTTCTGCTATTGGTGCAGATTTTAACGTTTTTTATCCCATCAGGTAATTATGCAACGCTTGAGTATGATCAACCTAATAAGGAGTTTGTGATTACTAAGCCAAATGGTAGTAAACATAAAGAAGCAGCAACTCAAAAAACTTTAGATAAGTATAAAGTTAAGATTGACGTGAAGAAGTTTACTAATGGTACCATTTATAAGCCTGTGGCAATTCCTGATTCTTATGAAAAGATCGATCAGAAAAAGCCAGGACTAGGCGGAGCAATTTATCAATTTTTATCTTCACAAGTAAACGGGATTGCGCAAAGTATTGATATTATTGCCTTTGTTTTAATTCTTGGTGGATGTATTGGTGTTGTTCACGCAAATGGTGCAATTGATGCCGGTATGCAGGCACTTTCTAAAAAGATTAAAGGTAAGCAAGTATTATTGATTGTTTTGGTAATGGGCTTGATTGCCATTGGTGGTACAACTTTTGGTTTAGCTGAAGAAACCATGGCCTTTTATCCAATTTTGATTCCAGTATTTTTACTGGCAGGATTTGACCGTATGACGGTTGTCGCGACGATCTTCTTAGGAACCAGCATTGGTACGATGGCGTCAACTATTAACCCATTTTCAACTGTAATTGCTTCTAATACTGCTGGTGTTAACTTTACAGAGGCATTGCCGTTAAGAATTTGCATGTGGGCAACTTGTGTTATTGTGGGGATGATTTATGTTATTGCATATGCTAAAAAGGTACAAAAGAACCCTAAGGCTTCATATGTTTATAATGATTTCGTTAAGGAAGATCAAGAATATCTGAATCAAGACCAAACAATACAAGAGCATGAATTTACTTGGCGCCAAAAATTAACATTACTTGTTTTCGCAATTGCATTTATTGTAATGATTTGGGGCGTTCAGCAAAAGGGCTGGTACTTCACTGAAATTGCAGTTGTCTTCTTAGCAACTGGATATATTTTTGCCTTTATTTCAGGCTTAAGTGAGCACAAGTTTGTTGAAAGCTTCGTAAATGGTGCAGGCGACTTATTAGGTGTAGCTTTAACAATTGGATTAGCGCGTGCCGTTTCAATTGTGATGGAAGAAAGTCAGACTAGCGATACCATTATGAACTTCTTTAGCCAACAAGTTTCTGGTATGCCACCACTACTGTTCATTTGGTTTATGTTCTTGGTCTACATTGTTTTAGGATTCTTTATTCAATCATCTTCAGGTTTAGCCGTTCTTTCAATGCCAATTATGGCACCATTAGCTAACGTAGTTGGTATTGACCGAGCAAGTATTATTGATGCTTATAACTGGGGACAAGGCTTTATCAGCTTGGTAGCTCCAACTGGTTTGATTTTAATGAGCTTAATGATGGTGAATATCGGCTTTAATAAGTGGTTTAAGTTTTGCTGGAAATTATTAGTAATTGAATTTGGTATTTGTTTAGCCTTTTTAGCAATTGGCTTAGTTGTTTACTGATAAGGCAGATAAATAGCTTTTATTAATTTTTATAGTTATGATTTAAATATAAATATTGTTTTATTCAAGGAGGCATTTTTATGGCTTATCCAAAAACTAAAAAAATTATGAATGAAATCGTTGCTGATTTAACTCAAGCGCATATGGTTGTTCATCAACATCATTGGTATATGCTCGGAAGAGGATTTTTGAAATTACACCCATATTTAGATGATGTAATGGATGAATTAGCTGAACAACAAGATGGAGTTGCAGAAAGATTAATTGAGATTAACGGTAGTCCAATTTCAACTTATGAAGAAGTATTAGAAGAAACTAACGTTCCAGATCAAGTTGGCAGCTGGGACTTATCCATGGAAGAAAGATTTCAATTAATTGTTAATGCATATAAGCAATTACGAGATGATTATGAACGTGGTATTAAGATTAGTGAAGATGAAGGCGACAATTCCACTAATGACTTATTAATTGCTTATCATACCGCCGTTGAAAAGAGAATCTGGATGATGTCAGCTGAACTTGGTAAGAGACCTGGCGAAGGTGAATAGATTTTAAAGAATAAAAAAGGAGCGAATGAATTTTTGCTCCTTTTTATCGTTTATTGTATGATTTAGAAAAATTATAAGTTAAATATATTCTTTTAAGTGAAATGAAAAATTTAGGTATAACAATGGATCTATTTAACAACCAACAAGCTCGAGATGCTGCAATTAAAGCCATGCATGAATATCATTTAGCCTATAAAGCAGGGCAAAGTATTGATACAACAGAAGTTAAACAATCGCTGAAAAAGCTATCTCAATCAGATAGAACTTTTATGTTTATTATAGGAAATACAAGCAATCCATTAGTTGCAATTCCGTCGATCAATTATGATATAAAGAAAAACACTTTAAATAAATTAATTATGGCCTACTTTTATTTCAAAAAAGAAACCGAAAACAAAATGGACAGGCAAATATTAGTGGTGCAGGCAGATAACTTTTATAAATCAGTTGCCTTAAATAAATAATAAATGCTCCTTTTTGCTATAATTAAAAGAAAAAGATCGTGCATGAAAGGAAAAATTGATGAATAAAGTTACAATTGTTGGATCAATTAACGTTGACAACATTATGCATATCAAGAAACTTCCTCAACCAGGAGAAACAATAGCAATGTCCGAATTTTCAAAGGCAGCTGGTGGAAAAGGCGCAAATCAAGCAGTTGCAAGTAGTCGTGCCAAGAATGAAACAATATTTGTTGGCCGTGTTGGAGATGATGACAATGGCCGCTTTATGCTTGAACAATTTAAGGATAATGGAGTTAATGTTGATCATGTAACAGTAACGCCTAATGAACAAACTGGTCAAGCTTATATCTTGCTTCAAGAATCTGGTCAAAATTCGATTATTATTCAACATGGTGCCAACTTTGATGTAACTGCTGAAGATGTTAGAAATGCCAAGGATCAAATTGAAGATAGCGATTTTGTGATTGCACAATTTGAAACTCCACTTGAAGCAACTATTGAAGCCTTCAAGATTGCTAGAGCTGCAGGTAAAACTACTATTTTAAATCCTGCTCCTGCTCGTACTGACATTCCAAAAGAATTATTAGAGTTGACCGATTTAATTACTCCTAATGAAACTGAAGCTGAAAGTATTACCGG is a window encoding:
- the rbsK gene encoding ribokinase, which translates into the protein MNKVTIVGSINVDNIMHIKKLPQPGETIAMSEFSKAAGGKGANQAVASSRAKNETIFVGRVGDDDNGRFMLEQFKDNGVNVDHVTVTPNEQTGQAYILLQESGQNSIIIQHGANFDVTAEDVRNAKDQIEDSDFVIAQFETPLEATIEAFKIARAAGKTTILNPAPARTDIPKELLELTDLITPNETEAESITGIKVDSEESMKKSSEVFHQMGIKGVIITIGERGSYVSYEDIEEIIPAFKVKAVDTTAAGDTFLGALSSELKPDLSNLKDSVVYASKSSSFTVQKLGAFPSIPTRDVVEQALKEN
- a CDS encoding Dps family protein encodes the protein MAYPKTKKIMNEIVADLTQAHMVVHQHHWYMLGRGFLKLHPYLDDVMDELAEQQDGVAERLIEINGSPISTYEEVLEETNVPDQVGSWDLSMEERFQLIVNAYKQLRDDYERGIKISEDEGDNSTNDLLIAYHTAVEKRIWMMSAELGKRPGEGE